From a single Chlamydia muridarum str. Nigg genomic region:
- a CDS encoding ABC transporter substrate-binding protein encodes MKKFISYALMILTLIGFWEFFAQNYPSFGFICPPPSKVLMTGINSFPVLLQHSWYTVQGILGGFFLALLLSISLSVTMLLFPSIQGVLHPLCVLVQCLPMFTLTPLIVLWFGWGARAVIIPTALSIFFPLALTIHQGIKNPPEELLEQFTLCQATTWQTLIKLRIPHGLPHIFSGLKIAMSAAGFATIAGEWVAAQSGLGILILESRRNYDMAMALAGISVLTLLTLSLFYSILLLERSVFSFFRTEKSSRKSPQKQWRFAFIPLTLLIGLFCLKEKSTDTTPLPKKSFTLLLDWTPNPNHVPLYVGVEKGFFLDEGISLTLQKNTDTCSSIPHLLLEKVDYTLYHSLGILKTAVRGAPIQVVGRLIDSSLQGLIYRKHEGINKLEDLNGRVLGFCLNDSKNLPQLLKSLREHHVVPSAIKNVSADMISPMLSHQIDFLYGAFYNIEGVTISLKGAPTDCFLSDTYGSPTGPQLLLCGKRGSHATTPQVIRSMQKALSRSLNFCQEYPQDAFAIYVEATKDSPKIRSDELAQWEATLPLLAKTQSSLSRELLQTLLSTLSSTYPDLQASIDSFVIETLISNDPSDLC; translated from the coding sequence ATGAAAAAGTTTATTAGCTATGCACTTATGATCCTCACCTTGATAGGATTTTGGGAATTTTTTGCTCAAAACTACCCGAGTTTTGGCTTTATATGCCCCCCTCCATCTAAAGTGCTTATGACAGGAATCAACTCTTTCCCGGTACTTCTTCAACATTCTTGGTATACAGTTCAAGGTATTTTAGGAGGATTCTTTTTAGCATTACTACTTTCGATCTCTCTCTCTGTTACCATGCTTTTATTCCCTTCCATTCAGGGAGTATTACATCCCTTATGCGTCCTAGTGCAGTGTCTTCCTATGTTTACTCTGACTCCCTTAATCGTTCTTTGGTTTGGATGGGGAGCTAGGGCCGTCATCATTCCAACCGCTTTAAGCATTTTTTTCCCTTTAGCATTAACTATTCATCAGGGAATCAAAAATCCTCCCGAAGAGCTGTTAGAACAATTTACTCTTTGTCAAGCAACCACCTGGCAAACCCTCATTAAACTAAGAATCCCTCATGGACTCCCCCATATTTTCTCTGGTCTTAAGATCGCTATGAGTGCAGCAGGATTTGCAACTATTGCCGGAGAATGGGTGGCAGCCCAATCTGGTTTAGGAATCCTAATTTTAGAAAGTCGAAGAAACTATGATATGGCAATGGCTCTAGCAGGTATATCTGTTCTTACCCTACTCACCTTAAGCCTGTTTTACAGTATTCTCCTTCTTGAACGAAGTGTATTCTCTTTTTTCAGAACTGAAAAATCGTCTCGTAAATCCCCACAAAAACAATGGCGCTTTGCATTCATTCCTCTTACTTTGCTCATCGGACTATTTTGCCTAAAAGAGAAATCCACTGATACTACTCCCCTTCCTAAAAAGTCCTTTACGCTACTCTTAGACTGGACTCCTAATCCCAACCACGTACCCCTTTATGTAGGCGTAGAAAAAGGATTTTTTCTAGATGAAGGTATTTCTTTAACTCTGCAAAAAAATACTGACACCTGCTCCTCTATTCCTCATCTTCTTCTTGAAAAAGTGGATTACACCCTCTACCACAGCTTGGGAATATTAAAAACTGCGGTTAGAGGGGCTCCGATTCAGGTTGTTGGTAGACTAATCGATAGTTCTCTGCAAGGACTCATTTACCGAAAACATGAGGGAATTAACAAACTGGAAGATCTTAATGGCCGAGTACTCGGCTTTTGCCTCAATGATTCTAAAAATCTACCGCAACTACTCAAATCTTTACGCGAACATCACGTTGTTCCTTCAGCTATCAAAAATGTTAGTGCGGATATGATTTCTCCCATGCTCTCTCACCAAATAGACTTCTTATATGGCGCTTTTTATAACATTGAAGGGGTAACTATTTCTTTGAAAGGAGCCCCCACCGACTGTTTCCTTTCCGACACTTATGGATCTCCTACCGGTCCACAGCTCCTTTTATGTGGGAAAAGAGGATCTCATGCCACAACTCCTCAGGTAATTCGTAGCATGCAAAAAGCTTTATCGCGTAGTTTAAATTTCTGCCAAGAATATCCCCAAGATGCTTTCGCGATCTATGTAGAAGCCACCAAAGATTCTCCTAAGATACGGTCCGATGAGCTAGCACAATGGGAAGCTACGCTTCCCTTACTCGCTAAAACACAATCTTCTCTATCACGGGAATTACTACAAACCTTACTCTCAACATTATCTTCTACTTATCCCGATCTGCAAGCATCTATTGATTCTTTCGTTATCGAAACCCTGATTTCTAATGATCCATCAGATCTCTGTTAG
- the fumC gene encoding class II fumarate hydratase, which translates to MRQENDSLGIVMVPEDKLFGAQTGRSKNFFSYGKELMPIEVIQALVKIKKCAAKANGDLQCLDAKRRDMIVAASDEILSGGLEEHFPLKVWQTGSGTQSNMNVNEVIANLAIKRHGGELGSKNPVHPNDHVNKSQSSNDVFPTAMHIAAVQSIKGSLIPALEHLQKNLDAKALEFSRDIKIGRTHLMDAVPMTLGQEFSGYSHQLRSCLERIGFSLTHLYELAIGGTAVGTGLNVPEGFVDKVIYYLRQETGEPFIPASNYFAALSNHDALVQAHGSLAVLACSLIKIATDLSFLGSGPRCGLGEIFFPENEPGSSIMPGKINPTQSEALQMVCSQVIGNNQSVIFSGTKGNFELNVMKPVIIYDFLQSVNLLSGAMRSFADYFVSGLKVNRGQLQQNVERSLMLVTALAPVLGYDKCSKIALKAFHENLSLKEACVSLGFLSEQEFDTHVVPGLMLGKRERE; encoded by the coding sequence ATGCGGCAAGAGAATGATAGTTTAGGGATTGTAATGGTTCCTGAAGATAAATTATTTGGTGCTCAGACGGGGAGATCAAAAAATTTTTTCTCCTATGGAAAAGAATTGATGCCTATTGAGGTCATTCAGGCGTTGGTAAAAATTAAAAAATGTGCAGCTAAGGCAAATGGAGATTTGCAGTGTCTCGATGCTAAAAGGCGGGATATGATTGTGGCTGCTTCGGATGAAATTCTTTCCGGAGGATTAGAGGAACACTTCCCTTTAAAGGTATGGCAAACAGGAAGTGGAACCCAAAGCAATATGAATGTGAATGAGGTAATCGCTAATTTAGCGATTAAACGTCACGGAGGGGAGCTAGGAAGTAAAAATCCTGTGCATCCCAATGATCATGTGAATAAATCACAGTCTTCTAACGATGTTTTCCCTACGGCCATGCATATAGCTGCTGTGCAAAGTATAAAAGGTTCTTTAATACCGGCATTAGAACATTTACAAAAAAACCTTGATGCCAAAGCTTTAGAGTTTTCTAGAGACATTAAAATTGGAAGAACACATCTAATGGATGCCGTTCCAATGACTCTAGGGCAAGAGTTTTCTGGGTACAGTCATCAGTTACGTAGTTGTTTGGAGCGTATAGGTTTTTCCTTAACCCATCTTTACGAATTAGCGATTGGAGGGACTGCTGTTGGAACAGGATTAAATGTTCCTGAAGGTTTTGTAGATAAAGTAATTTATTATTTAAGGCAGGAAACGGGAGAGCCTTTTATTCCGGCTTCTAATTATTTTGCCGCATTGTCGAACCATGATGCTTTAGTGCAGGCTCATGGATCCTTAGCTGTTTTAGCTTGCTCTTTGATTAAGATCGCCACAGATTTGAGTTTCTTAGGTTCAGGACCTCGTTGCGGGTTAGGGGAAATTTTTTTCCCAGAAAACGAGCCGGGATCTTCCATCATGCCTGGAAAGATTAATCCTACTCAGAGTGAAGCTCTACAGATGGTGTGTTCTCAAGTTATTGGTAATAACCAATCCGTTATTTTCTCAGGGACTAAAGGGAACTTTGAGCTAAATGTTATGAAGCCTGTGATTATTTATGATTTTTTGCAGTCTGTAAACTTGTTATCGGGAGCTATGAGATCCTTTGCGGATTATTTTGTTAGCGGATTAAAGGTGAATAGAGGACAACTGCAACAAAATGTGGAAAGATCTTTGATGTTGGTTACGGCTTTAGCTCCTGTTTTAGGATATGATAAGTGTTCGAAGATTGCTCTAAAAGCTTTTCATGAAAATTTGAGTCTGAAAGAGGCCTGTGTATCATTAGGTTTTCTGTCTGAACAAGAGTTTGATACACATGTTGTTCCGGGATTGATGCTAGGGAAAAGAGAAAGGGAATAG
- a CDS encoding solute carrier family 26 protein, with amino-acid sequence MVKVSLSFKHLVPKLVTCLKEGYSFNTLKKDFIAGLTAGILAFPLAIAIAIGIGVSPLQGLLASIIGGFLASALGGSRVLISGPTSSFISILYCIGVKYGEDGLFTITLMAGIFLIIFGLAGLGTFIKYMPYPVVTGLTTGIAVIIFSSQIRDFLGLQMGDGVPLDFIGKWVAYWDYLWTWDSKTFAVGLFTLLLMIYFRNYKPRYPGVMISIIIASTLVWILKIDIPTIGSRYGTLPSSLPGPVFPHISITKMLQLMPDALTIAVLSGIETLLAAVVADGMTGWRHQSNCQLIGQGIANIGTSLFAGMPVTGSLSRTTASIKCGASTPIAGIIHAICLTFILLLLAPLTIKIPLTCLAAVLILIAWNMSEIHHFIHLFTAPKEDILVLLTVFILTVMTTITSAVQVGMMLAAFLFMKRMSDLSDVISTAQYFDESEQPQNDLLFSKNEVPPFTEIYEINGPFFFGIADRLKNLLNEIEKPPRIFILCMTRVPTIDASAMHALEEFFLECDRQGTLLLLAGVKKTPLNDLRRYHVDELIGVDHIFSNIKGALLFAKALIKLESKSSQ; translated from the coding sequence CTGGTGAAAGTTTCACTATCCTTTAAACACCTTGTCCCTAAACTAGTTACCTGCTTAAAAGAAGGGTATTCTTTCAACACATTAAAAAAAGATTTTATTGCGGGGCTGACTGCAGGAATTCTAGCCTTTCCTTTAGCTATTGCCATCGCGATAGGGATTGGAGTTTCTCCCTTACAGGGGTTATTAGCGTCTATCATTGGAGGATTTCTTGCCTCTGCTTTGGGAGGCAGTCGTGTATTGATATCTGGCCCCACCAGCTCCTTCATTTCTATTCTTTACTGTATTGGTGTCAAATACGGAGAAGATGGACTGTTTACCATCACATTAATGGCCGGAATTTTCCTAATTATTTTCGGTCTCGCAGGGTTAGGAACTTTTATTAAATACATGCCCTATCCTGTGGTTACTGGTCTGACAACTGGTATCGCAGTGATTATTTTTTCTTCTCAAATCCGAGATTTTCTTGGATTACAAATGGGAGATGGCGTTCCTCTAGATTTTATTGGCAAATGGGTAGCTTATTGGGATTATCTATGGACCTGGGATAGCAAAACCTTTGCGGTTGGCTTATTTACTCTACTTTTAATGATCTATTTTCGAAATTATAAACCCCGCTACCCTGGAGTAATGATTTCCATTATCATTGCATCAACCTTAGTATGGATTCTCAAAATAGACATCCCTACTATAGGTAGCCGATATGGAACTCTTCCCAGTTCTTTACCTGGACCTGTTTTCCCGCATATCAGCATTACAAAAATGCTACAACTTATGCCAGATGCATTGACTATTGCAGTACTTTCTGGAATCGAGACCTTGCTAGCTGCTGTGGTTGCCGATGGAATGACTGGGTGGAGACATCAATCCAATTGTCAGCTAATTGGACAAGGAATTGCTAATATTGGAACTTCTTTGTTTGCAGGCATGCCTGTCACGGGGTCTCTTTCCAGAACCACGGCAAGTATTAAATGCGGCGCTAGCACACCTATTGCAGGGATAATTCATGCAATCTGTCTCACCTTTATTCTACTACTTTTAGCTCCCTTAACGATTAAAATACCTTTAACATGTCTGGCTGCAGTCTTGATTTTAATTGCTTGGAATATGAGTGAAATTCACCACTTCATCCATCTATTCACTGCTCCTAAGGAAGATATCTTAGTCTTACTAACAGTGTTCATCCTTACGGTAATGACTACAATCACTTCTGCCGTACAAGTAGGAATGATGCTCGCAGCTTTTTTATTCATGAAACGAATGAGCGATCTTTCCGATGTCATTTCCACTGCACAGTATTTTGATGAGTCAGAACAACCTCAGAATGATCTACTATTTAGCAAAAATGAAGTGCCTCCTTTTACAGAAATTTATGAAATTAATGGCCCTTTTTTCTTTGGAATTGCTGATCGATTAAAAAATTTATTAAATGAAATTGAAAAGCCTCCAAGAATTTTCATCCTTTGCATGACCAGAGTACCTACGATCGATGCATCGGCAATGCATGCCCTAGAAGAATTTTTCTTGGAATGCGATAGACAAGGAACTTTACTGCTCTTAGCAGGCGTAAAGAAAACTCCTCTCAATGACTTAAGAAGATATCACGTGGATGAGTTGATCGGAGTAGATCACATATTTTCAAATATCAAAGGAGCTTTATTATTTGCTAAAGCTCTTATTAAGCTAGAGAGCAAATCTTCTCAATAG
- a CDS encoding NhaD family Na+:H+ antiporter: MLKFQLCALFLFGYLAIVFEHIVRVNKSAVSLAMGGLMWLVCFSHMPHIDHVIMAEEIADMAQVIFFLFAAMAIVELIDAHKGFSIVVRCCNVESRSFLLWVLLTLSFFLSAALDNLTSIIIIVSILKRLVKAREDRLLLGALCVIGVNAGGAWTPLGDVTTTMLWINDKISTAGIITSLFLPSVVCVVVAGVCGQLLLKKRRCSGLLEDLDSEPALPKSNLIAFVGFGSLLMVPMWKAVLGVPPFIGALLGLGLVWLVSDWIHSPHGEGRNHLRMPHILTRIDISSVTFFIGILLAVNALAYSHVLQDLSVSMDAVFSRNTLAILLGLVSSVLDNVPLVAATIGMYDLPMNDPLWKLIAYAAGTGGSILIIGSAAGVAYMGMEKVSFGWYVKHASWIALISYFGGLAVYFLMENFMGLFA; encoded by the coding sequence ATGTTGAAGTTTCAGTTGTGTGCGTTGTTCCTTTTCGGGTATCTCGCGATAGTTTTTGAACACATAGTTCGGGTAAATAAATCTGCGGTCTCTCTTGCTATGGGGGGCTTGATGTGGTTAGTCTGTTTCTCCCACATGCCCCATATCGATCACGTTATAATGGCCGAAGAAATTGCTGATATGGCACAGGTCATCTTCTTTTTATTTGCAGCCATGGCCATTGTAGAGCTCATTGATGCTCATAAAGGATTCTCTATTGTTGTGCGGTGCTGTAATGTTGAATCCAGAAGCTTTTTGCTTTGGGTATTGCTCACTCTTTCCTTTTTCTTATCTGCAGCTCTAGACAACCTCACGTCCATTATTATCATTGTTTCTATTTTGAAGCGTCTTGTTAAAGCTCGAGAAGATCGGCTATTGCTGGGAGCACTTTGCGTGATAGGGGTAAATGCAGGAGGGGCATGGACACCTTTAGGAGATGTCACAACGACAATGCTTTGGATTAATGATAAAATTTCGACGGCAGGGATTATTACCTCTCTATTTCTTCCTAGTGTGGTTTGTGTAGTTGTTGCGGGAGTTTGTGGTCAGTTACTGTTAAAAAAGCGTCGTTGTTCAGGATTATTAGAGGATCTTGATAGTGAGCCCGCTCTCCCTAAAAGTAACCTAATTGCTTTTGTTGGTTTTGGCTCTTTACTTATGGTTCCTATGTGGAAAGCTGTATTGGGAGTGCCTCCCTTTATTGGGGCTTTGCTAGGACTTGGTTTAGTTTGGCTTGTTAGTGATTGGATTCATTCTCCTCATGGTGAGGGACGAAATCATCTGCGCATGCCGCACATTTTAACTAGAATAGACATTTCCTCTGTTACATTTTTCATTGGAATTTTGTTAGCTGTTAATGCACTAGCGTACTCTCACGTATTGCAAGATTTATCCGTGAGTATGGATGCCGTATTTTCTCGCAATACCCTTGCTATTTTACTAGGCTTAGTTTCATCTGTCTTAGATAATGTTCCGCTCGTTGCTGCTACAATAGGGATGTACGACCTTCCAATGAACGATCCTCTTTGGAAACTCATAGCCTATGCTGCAGGCACAGGAGGAAGTATTCTTATTATTGGATCTGCTGCAGGAGTTGCCTATATGGGAATGGAAAAGGTTAGCTTCGGTTGGTATGTGAAACATGCTTCTTGGATTGCTTTAATTAGCTATTTTGGGGGATTAGCAGTGTATTTTCTGATGGAAAATTTCATGGGATTATTCGCCTGA
- a CDS encoding protease-like activity factor CPAF: MKMNRILLLLLTFSSAIHSPLHGESLVCQNALKDLSFLEHLLQVKYAPKTWKEQYLGWDLSKSSVFAEQKLRSEDNPSTSFCQQVIADFIGALSDFHAGVSFFAVESAYLPYSVQKSSDGRFYFVDVMTFSSDIRVGDELLEVDGQPVAEALATLYGTNHKGTLAEESAALRTLFSRMASLGHKVPSGRITLKVRRSSGSVKDVRAKWRYTPESVGDLATIAPSIKAPQLQKSMRGAFPKKESVFHQSSTLFYSPMVPHFWSEFRNHYATSGLKSGYNIGDTDGFFPVMGPVIWESDGIFHAYIFPLVDENGRSHNVGFIRIPTYGWQEMEDLDSIGTPPWEEFGKIITLFSEKTEALIIDQTNNPGGSVMYLYGLLSMLTDKPLDLPKHRMILTQDEVVDALDWLNLLENVDTNAEARIALGDNMEGYPIDLQAAEYLKSFAHQVLACWKNGDIELSTPIPLFGFEKIHPHPRVQYTKPICVLINEQDFSCADFFPAILKDNDRALVVGTRTAGAGGFVFNVQFPNRTGIKSCSLTGSLAVREHGDLIENVGVEPHIEIPFTANDIRYRGYSEYIQKVQKLVAQLINNDSVIILSEDGSF; the protein is encoded by the coding sequence ATGAAAATGAATAGGATTTTGCTACTGCTGCTAACCTTTTCTTCCGCTATACATTCTCCTTTGCATGGGGAAAGTTTAGTCTGTCAGAATGCTCTGAAAGATTTGAGTTTTTTGGAGCATTTGCTGCAAGTCAAGTATGCCCCTAAAACTTGGAAAGAACAGTATTTAGGTTGGGATCTTTCTAAAAGCTCTGTTTTTGCAGAGCAGAAATTGCGTTCCGAGGACAACCCTTCAACAAGCTTTTGTCAGCAAGTAATTGCGGACTTTATTGGAGCGTTGAGTGATTTTCATGCCGGGGTCTCTTTCTTTGCTGTAGAGAGTGCCTACCTTCCCTACTCTGTACAAAAAAGTAGCGATGGACGCTTCTATTTCGTTGATGTAATGACCTTTTCTTCTGATATTCGCGTCGGGGATGAGTTACTTGAGGTAGACGGGCAGCCTGTTGCAGAAGCACTTGCTACCCTATATGGAACCAATCACAAGGGGACTCTCGCTGAAGAATCTGCTGCTTTAAGAACGTTATTTTCTCGTATGGCTTCTTTAGGACATAAAGTCCCTTCCGGGAGAATCACCCTCAAAGTTCGTCGTTCTTCTGGTTCTGTGAAAGATGTGCGAGCAAAATGGCGTTATACTCCAGAAAGTGTAGGGGATTTAGCTACGATAGCTCCTTCCATAAAAGCTCCACAGCTGCAGAAGTCTATGAGAGGGGCCTTTCCTAAAAAAGAAAGTGTATTTCATCAGTCGAGCACTCTGTTTTATTCTCCAATGGTTCCTCATTTTTGGTCGGAGTTTCGTAATCACTACGCAACGAGTGGTTTAAAAAGTGGGTACAATATTGGGGATACCGATGGATTTTTCCCAGTCATGGGACCCGTTATTTGGGAGTCGGACGGAATTTTTCATGCTTATATTTTCCCCTTGGTTGATGAAAATGGTAGAAGCCATAACGTAGGATTTATCAGAATTCCTACGTATGGTTGGCAAGAGATGGAAGATTTAGATTCTATAGGGACACCTCCTTGGGAAGAGTTTGGTAAGATCATTACGCTATTTTCTGAAAAAACAGAGGCTTTGATCATTGACCAAACGAATAATCCTGGGGGGAGCGTTATGTATTTATACGGATTGCTCTCTATGTTGACGGATAAACCTTTAGATCTTCCTAAACATAGAATGATTCTAACTCAGGACGAAGTAGTTGATGCTTTAGATTGGTTGAATTTATTGGAAAATGTGGATACAAACGCAGAGGCTCGGATTGCTTTGGGAGATAATATGGAAGGATATCCCATTGACTTGCAGGCTGCTGAATATCTGAAAAGCTTTGCTCATCAGGTATTGGCATGTTGGAAGAATGGAGATATCGAATTATCTACACCGATTCCTCTTTTTGGGTTTGAGAAAATTCATCCACATCCTCGAGTCCAATATACTAAGCCTATTTGTGTTTTGATTAATGAACAGGATTTTTCTTGTGCGGATTTCTTCCCTGCTATTCTGAAAGACAATGACAGAGCCCTTGTCGTTGGAACTCGAACAGCGGGAGCTGGGGGATTTGTCTTCAATGTACAATTCCCTAACAGAACGGGAATTAAAAGTTGCTCTTTAACAGGATCTTTAGCAGTTAGAGAGCATGGGGATTTGATTGAAAATGTTGGGGTTGAACCTCATATTGAAATTCCTTTCACAGCTAATGATATTCGTTATAGAGGGTATTCTGAATATATTCAGAAAGTACAAAAATTGGTTGCTCAGCTAATCAATAATGACAGTGTAATTATTCTCTCAGAGGATGGAAGTTTTTAA
- the ispH gene encoding 4-hydroxy-3-methylbut-2-enyl diphosphate reductase → MRKVIICSPRGFCAGVIRAVQTVERALEKWGAPIYVKHEIVHNRHVVDKLRAKGAIFIEDLQEVPCNSRVIYSAHGVPPSVREEAKERGLITIDATCGLVTKIHSAVKMYARRGYLIILIGKRKHVEVIGICGEAPDKITVVENIAEVEALTFSTKDLLFYVTQTTLSMDDSADMIAALKARYPQIITLPSSSICYATQNRQSALRNILPKVEFVYVIGDPKSSNSNQLKAVAARRGVVARLVNNPEEITDEILQYSGNIGVTAGASTPEDVVQACLTKLQKLIPTLVVETDLFVEEDTIFQLPKELQ, encoded by the coding sequence ATGCGTAAGGTTATCATCTGTTCTCCTAGAGGTTTTTGTGCTGGAGTCATTCGCGCGGTACAAACTGTAGAAAGAGCTTTAGAGAAATGGGGAGCTCCTATTTATGTTAAGCATGAGATTGTTCATAATCGTCATGTTGTGGATAAGCTACGGGCTAAAGGAGCTATTTTTATTGAAGATTTACAAGAAGTCCCTTGCAATAGTCGAGTTATTTATTCAGCGCATGGTGTTCCCCCTTCTGTAAGGGAAGAAGCTAAAGAAAGGGGACTAATTACTATTGATGCAACATGTGGTCTTGTTACAAAAATTCATTCCGCGGTCAAAATGTATGCTCGGAGGGGATACCTTATTATTCTCATAGGTAAGAGAAAACATGTTGAGGTTATCGGGATATGTGGTGAAGCACCTGATAAAATTACTGTTGTGGAAAATATCGCTGAAGTAGAGGCGCTGACTTTTAGTACGAAGGATCTTTTGTTCTATGTGACGCAAACGACTTTAAGTATGGATGATTCTGCAGATATGATCGCTGCTTTAAAAGCTCGTTATCCTCAAATTATTACATTACCAAGTTCTTCTATCTGTTATGCTACGCAAAACCGTCAGAGCGCTTTACGCAATATTCTTCCGAAGGTGGAATTTGTTTATGTAATAGGGGATCCTAAAAGTTCCAATTCAAATCAGTTAAAAGCAGTTGCTGCAAGACGCGGTGTTGTAGCTCGGCTTGTAAATAATCCTGAAGAAATTACGGATGAAATTTTACAATATTCTGGGAATATTGGTGTGACAGCAGGAGCTTCGACTCCTGAAGATGTTGTACAGGCTTGTTTAACAAAATTACAGAAACTCATTCCAACTTTAGTTGTAGAAACGGATCTTTTTGTAGAAGAAGATACCATATTTCAACTCCCTAAAGAATTGCAGTGA
- a CDS encoding SycD/LcrH family type III secretion system chaperone, translating to MRYLAYLLDKISRSHPHLHPLPEDMEAYFEKYIPNKNIPLDTYQKVFKLSSEDLEQIYKEGYHAYLQGEYDESSMAFYWLVFFNPFVSKFWFSLGASLHMLQKYQQALHAYSVAAFLREKDPYPHYYAYVCYTLLNNPEEAEKALDLAWQKAKISSAYNALKEEILAIKSYA from the coding sequence ATGCGTTATTTAGCCTATCTACTTGATAAAATCTCTCGTTCTCATCCGCATCTGCATCCTCTTCCAGAGGATATGGAAGCGTATTTTGAGAAATATATACCAAACAAAAATATTCCTCTGGATACTTATCAAAAAGTTTTCAAATTATCTTCAGAAGACCTTGAACAGATTTACAAAGAAGGATACCATGCCTACCTTCAAGGAGAGTATGATGAAAGCTCTATGGCTTTCTACTGGTTGGTTTTCTTTAATCCCTTCGTTTCTAAGTTTTGGTTTTCATTAGGAGCTTCTCTCCACATGCTCCAAAAATATCAACAAGCCCTTCATGCCTATAGTGTAGCGGCATTCCTAAGGGAAAAAGATCCTTATCCTCATTACTATGCCTATGTCTGCTACACTCTTCTCAACAATCCTGAAGAAGCTGAAAAAGCCCTAGATCTCGCATGGCAAAAAGCTAAGATAAGCTCTGCTTACAATGCTTTAAAAGAAGAGATTTTAGCGATTAAATCGTACGCCTAA
- a CDS encoding site-specific tyrosine recombinase XerD: MSMLFPLHQQLIEQFTIFLSVDRGIAPLSVQAYCQDILLFLQRVPIETTDMINQESVFLFVEKCHQAKESETTLARRLIALKVFFHFLKDAKLIHQQPFIEHPKVWKRLPSILSTEEVNSLLNQPLNTLNLDAYIANRDTAILYTFYATGIRVSELCDLCIGDISDDFIRVTGKGRKTRLVPISIKARQTIDSYLTMFRERFQKKNPSEEHVFLSIRGKKLERSCVWKRITFYAKLVTTKHISPHSLRHAFATHLLNNQADLRIIQEMLGHARISSTEIYTHVASESIIEKFHTHHPRSSS, from the coding sequence ATGTCCATGCTTTTCCCCCTTCATCAACAGTTGATAGAACAGTTTACAATCTTTCTTTCTGTCGACCGCGGTATCGCCCCTCTTTCTGTTCAAGCTTATTGCCAAGATATCCTTCTTTTTTTGCAACGCGTACCCATTGAAACTACAGACATGATCAACCAAGAGAGTGTTTTTCTTTTTGTAGAAAAATGTCATCAAGCAAAAGAATCAGAAACGACTTTAGCAAGGCGATTGATTGCCCTAAAAGTGTTCTTCCATTTCCTAAAAGACGCTAAGCTTATCCATCAGCAGCCTTTCATAGAACATCCTAAAGTCTGGAAAAGGCTTCCTTCTATTCTTTCAACAGAAGAAGTCAACTCCCTACTGAATCAGCCGCTTAATACTCTGAATTTAGATGCTTATATAGCAAACAGAGATACGGCTATCCTTTATACATTTTATGCTACAGGAATTCGTGTATCCGAACTCTGTGATCTTTGTATTGGAGATATCAGTGATGATTTTATTCGTGTGACTGGAAAGGGCAGGAAAACTCGTCTCGTTCCTATTAGTATCAAAGCACGACAGACTATTGATTCGTACTTGACCATGTTTAGAGAAAGATTTCAAAAGAAAAATCCCTCTGAAGAACATGTATTTTTGTCCATCAGAGGGAAAAAATTAGAACGCTCTTGTGTATGGAAGCGCATTACTTTCTATGCAAAACTCGTCACAACAAAACACATCTCACCACACTCTTTGCGGCACGCATTTGCCACACACCTACTCAACAACCAAGCAGATCTCCGAATTATTCAAGAAATGCTAGGACATGCACGCATCTCTTCCACGGAAATCTACACGCATGTAGCTTCTGAGAGCATTATTGAAAAATTTCACACCCATCATCCGAGGAGTAGTTCCTAG